The following is a genomic window from Crocinitomicaceae bacterium.
GTTAAAGTCATTATATCAACCACTGACGATTTGAGAAAAGAACTGATGGCTGTTCCAAAAATTGTGATTGAAAAAATGGACTTCAAAAGAATTCTATACTTCAACACACGTTCCAATCCTCAATTTTTGGATCTATTGGAGGCATACCAAAAATTCGCAATTATCCCTGAACTATCTGAATATAACGACGAGACGCTAACTTTTAGCACTTATAAAACCAAGATGTTTCTTATTACTACAGCAGTTACAAAAATACTCCAAACGACGGGTTTCGATTTAAATCGACCGTACATAGGAAATATTGAATTGTTAAGGCAAGTTAAACCGACATTGGATAAATTTTTAGATGATATAAAAGATTCGGAAATAGGGTTGGATTTTCAATTATTTGAGCTATTCCGGCATTATATAGACTTTATAATTTTGAAACAAAAGGAATCTGCCCTCAAAATGAAATTCGTTTTTTCAAGTTTGACTACGAAAGATGAGCCTTACGTTATGATGACAGGAAACACGCTTCAACACGTCAAGGAATTTGACCTAGCTATAGAGGTCATAAATAGCCTAAAGGATAAATCTGCTGAAATTGTTCTTCTAGAAGCAATTTGTTTTTTAAAGAAGGGTGATATTAAAAATTTTGCAAGGTGTTCGAGGGAGTTTATTTCAAAAATTACTTTCGTGGATGAAAATCGCTGTTCTCAAATCCTGGATATTCAAAACCATCTCTATTTCCACTACAAAGAAAACGAAATTGATGTCTACGAAACGCTCAAGGATAAAGAATTTGAAAATGACCACTTAAAGAATCTAATTTCGGAATTCTGCGCAATTACAAGAAAAAATAATGATACTGAAACAATTACGAACTTAAAAAAAATTGAAACGTTTCTTTTAGAATCAAAGTCTCCTTGGATTTATTACGTGGCTTATTCGTATTTTTTATTGAATGAATTCGAGATAACGGCTGAGCTCTGCCAGAAGTTTGTCAGAGACGATGTGGAATCCCAAGAGTTGGAGATTTACATAAAATCCCTGCATAAATCAAAAAGTAATCACAAAGAACTGCTGAGGTTATTAAAAGTTTGGCGTACTAAATTTTCTTATAACGAAGAATTGTTAATGATTGAAGCCAATCTATGCAAGCAAGTGCTCGATTGGGAGAGATGCGTTGAAATATGTGAATTCCAATCGAGCAAATCTAAGGACCAAGAATTCTTTCTGAGTCTTTATCTCGTTAGTCTAAGTCGCAGCAACATGGATCAAAAGACATCGAAAATAAATGAGTTAGTGGACAAATTTAGGACTTTCAAATTCAAGTTCTATAATAATGCGAGTGTTGTCAGCAGAGCACTGGTCGAAAATAATCACCATAGAATTGCTTTGGATGTTTTATATCCATTTGCCATCGAGAAAGAAAATAAGCCGGCAAGAATGGAATATTTTATGTTATCTATTGGCCTTCCGTCGCAGCTGATAAAAGAAAACGAGATTGTCGAAATAGGATGGTTTGTCAAATATCAGCTAAACAAAGAATCAGCGAAGTTCATTGAGATAGTCGAGGGTAATCATCTTGCAAAGGAGCTGCTGGGTAAGCATGTAAATGATGTCTTTTCGATTAAACGTCAGATGGTCGGAACTACTGACACCGTTAGAATTTTGCGAATTATGGATAAGTACCTTCATTTAAGTGAGCTGATTATGGATGAGGTTACTAACGACCCTCATTCAGGCATGCCAATGCAAAGTATCCAGATTGAAAAAGATAACCCAAATGCACTTATTGAGACTCTTCTGTCGACTGTTGGGGCGGATGCGGCTGAAAGGGAAAATAACGCTGAAAATGCATTCCAGAAATATTACAGTAACAAATTATCATTTTCGGAATTGGTAGCTGTTAACTATTCATCTAATCACATTCAAGGTTATTTTAATCTGACACGCTATAGAGAAGGATTTACTATTATTCCGAGAGTTGCTTTTCCACAAATTGACCTCACTAAACGGAACCTTGTATTAGATTTTTCATCTCTACTTATCATTTTTCAAATTCATTGGGAAGTTAAAACGGAATTCCCCGGTAAGTTTTTAATCTCTGCTGCGATTCGTGATTTCATCAAAGATTATTTAAAACAAGAAAACGCACTGCCCAGGCCAGAAATGTCAATTACTTTTACGACCGCTGGAATTGTACATTCTGTAAAACCAGAAGATGTTTACAAAAATAATGTGGCCTACCTTAATAATCTCCTTGAATTTATTGATAAAAAATGTACTGTTGTCATAGCTGAGTCAAAATTGGACTTAAGCAGAAAATTAGACCAGAAGCTTGACGACCTGCCAATCGTACACTACCTTATTGATACGTTAGCCGTAGTTACTGAGAATGATGGCATATTGATCTCCGATGACGCCTTTTTTCTCAAATTTTTGAACTATAAAAACGGGCAAATTATTAGTAGCGAGAAATATGTCGAACTAGCGCTTGGTGAAGAATCCAAGTACAAATACGAGTTTGTTAAAAGTAAATATATTGGTCTCACAATTTCTAATGAACTTATCAAATTAGAATTCGACAAGAAGCGGAAGGGCCAAGAGAATTTCTATGACAATTGTATTGCTAATCTTTCCGTTTCACTGAATCCAAATGAACTTAATATATATACTTGTGTTGAATTTTTAAAGGAAATTGCTTCAGATTCAAGTTTAAGCGAAAAGGAATTAATTCAAGAAGGCACTCACTTATTTGTAAGCTTATTAAAGGGGCAAAAGGAACTAAAAGTTTTCCGTGGTGTTGCCTTCTTAATTCAAAAAGAATTTCAAAACGATCCGGTTAAACTTGGGAGTATGTTTACCGCTTATGACGAAGCCCTGCGTGTTTTAGGCGTGCCAAAAGAAAATTAGCTTCCGCTATCCTTTAAAAATCTACCTGGCGGGATTGCAGTATTCAATATTAAGCTAATTAATAAGAATAGCCACATCCATTAAAGCAAAGAGAGGAGGCCCCAAATTGGGCTCCTCTCATACGTTTTTAGACTTTGGTGAGTCAAGTAAGTCTATAATTCACCATTTCTGGTGGCTTTTCTAATAAAGTTGCTTATGCTAATAAATTCAATGAAGGAAGCGATTTTACCGCCGCCATTTTTCTCTTATCCCTGATCTTAGCATAAATCTGCGTAGCCTGAATTGTTTTATGCCCCAATAGCTTTGACACGGTGTATAAGTCACCTTCAGGACAATGTTCCAAAACATTGGTTGCAAAGGTGTGGCGTGCAGTATGGAAGTGCATTAGCTTTCGATTCAATCCGGCAGCTTCAGCCCACGTTTTAAGATGGTAGTTTACCTTTCGGTTCATTGCACCATTTTTATTGTACTCTTTAATAGCCGGAAAAACAAACACACTTGGTTCTTCTTTCAAATGTTGCTGCCTTCTGCGCTTGATAATTTCAGTCGCTTGGTCAGAAAGTGGTAGATACTCGATGGCATCCGTTTTTTCTTGTTGGAAGTAAATAAAGTAGGTTTCTACTTTGTCAATTTTCTTTGCAGTTATCTGATCCCACCGCAAGCAGTTTACATCGCTCCAACGCAAGCCAGAAAAACAACTAAATAAATATGCCTGTTTAATTTGCGGATGAATGGCGCATGGTGTACAAATCAAATGTTGCAATTCTTCCAACGAATAAGCTTTTCGGAAACTGTCCTGCTTCTTAACCAGATCTTTTCTGTCAATTAAACTAAATGGATTCTTGCGGATGATGTCTGCTCGTTCCGCGTCCTTCAATGCCGTATTCATGCTTTTGACATAATGACGCGCGGTGTTGTTGCCCATGTTGGTAAGCAGATAAGCAATGAAAGATTTAATCCAATCCGGTGTCACAGCTTGAAAAGTCAGCGGGCGATTTCCTAAATACTTTTTCAGGTAGTTCAAGGTTTGCTTGTAAAGTCGGTTGTGCGATTTTTGTTCGGCGTATTTTTCAAACCATTTTACAAAATCGGCTTTTTGACTGTTCTTATTTATTAACCCATTGTCTTGAACAATCAATTCGTTTTCTCTTTTGATTTTAATTTGCTGTGCATACAATTTTTTCTCCTTGTCTTCTGGAGTAGGTTTGTTCCTATTGACATGAATATCTAAAAATTCATACCACCGATGTTTGTTATGGTAAATGTCGAGGTAAAAAGATACCTGTCCGTTCCCTAATTTTTTTTCTCTTAAATAAACTCCCATTTTCTCTAATTTTAAGGTTAAACATTACCCCTGCGATACAATATCCGAAATCGCAAAAGCGTCTGAAGGGTTCATGAACCTTCATGTGATCCTTGAAATATTTTTGGGTAACAAATGGGTAACAAAAGCCGTCGAAAGAAGCCGAAAGACATCCAAACAGGCATAAACTAAAAAAGGAGGGAAAGCCACTGAATTTGTGGCTTTTTGATGGTTTTGTTGTTTTTAGTTAGATTTGAGACAATATCCGATAGCTATCGGCACAGTAGGTGCTTGGTTCGATTCCAAGTGGGCCCACCACGAAAGCGAGACATCATGTTCTCGCTTTCTTTTTTATGTACTCGGTATATATTTTGTATAGCAAAAAGTTAGGCAAACACTACATTGGGTTAACCAGTGATACTATTGAGCAACGAATTGAAAAGCACAACACAAAACACCACGGGAATCATCGTTTTACGGCAGCGACGAATGACTGGGAATTATTCTTTCAGATAGCGTGTGAATCATTAAGTCAAGCTAGAAAAATAGAACTTCATATTAAGTCAATGAAAAGCAAAGTCTATCTTCAAAATCTTACAAAATATCCGGAAATGACGGAAAAACTCCTTATGAAATTCAACAAGAGCACTTGACTCTGCCGATAGCTATCGGCACAGTAGGTGCCTGGTTCGAGCCCAGGTGGGCCCACCACGAAAGCGAGACATCATGTTCTCGCTTTCTTTTTTATGTACTCGGTATACACCGGGGGTTCACATTTCTTGTTTTCATTTTGCTGCTTGTGAATTCATTTCGCCCGTTTGTGAATTTGATTTGGTGACGCTTCATCAAAGAAATAATTTTAGATCATAATACATGCAAAATCATTTCAATAGAGTGAAAAAATAATTTCAAATACATAATAATTCTAATTATGAAAAAACGTATATCCATTTCTGGCCTGGTAAAAAAAATGCTCCTGCTTCTTATTCTTATGCTAAACAACTTGGTTGTGCTGGCACAATTTGAAAGAGAGTACGCTATTGAGCCTTGTAAAGGTTGCTACTGGAAGGACAGAACATATTACAAGCCGAAAGGTCAAACGGCCGGGTGGTTACCCGGTAGACCAATTAAACTTTATTCATGCATGAATGGAGAACGGATCAAAAATTTATTTGCATTAGCCAGCAGAGAAGGTACAGAGGATATTGACTGGATTGTTGACTTGACTACTAATCAAATTTTAATTGATGTAAGATCATGGAAGGATGGAAAAATCTTGCTCGCCTCATCAAAGCTTAAATCTACAGAGGGTTTTGGAAGTAAGTGCGCCAATGAGTATTGGTTGGTTATCTATGATGGTGGATCTGTAGTATTAGACACAAATTTTGTAGAGCTTCTACCTTTTGTTAAAGGAAGTCCATATGAATTTCGAGGTCAGTTAATTGGTGATGAACCTATGAAAGACTTGAACGATTGGGCAATCAAAAATCCAAACTCAGGTGAGTTATTTGATATAAACGGCAAACCCATAGGAGGTTTTATTGCCGATGTTCAGTTTGATTTTGGGAATGACATTTTTCTTGGCACTGATAACAAATTGTATGTTAAGGGAAAAGTAGTTAATATGGGCTTTGGTGTTGAGGCAAATTATTTTGGACGTAAGATGGAAGATTTTATATTTTACCAGAACGAAAATATACTAGTTGTAAAATCTAATGCTGAAAACGGTAATTTGATAAACCTCGAAACATTGATTGATTATGGTTCATTTTATTTTAAAGAAGTTGAAGATATTAACCATAAACCAATACTGCGAAATGGCAAGTATTTTTTGATTAAGCCGCAAAGTGATGCATTGGGTGTATTGAATGCTAAGACCGGAAAATACTGTAATGAACAACTCGGAACTATAGTTTATAAAGACGGGGCATTCTATACAAAAGGAACCACAGGTGATTATTCATTGGAGGTTGATCCGGAAACGTGTGGTACAAGTTATGTTGGTGCCAAGACTGAAACTTATTCGGTCTATGATATTAATATTTTTAACAGTATCAGTTTTCTTTCATCCATGTCATTATGCCTGACACAAAGCGGAAAACTAATGAGTCTTGAAAAGGGATTTGATGGTGATCTTCACTTGAAAAAATTTAATTATCCCACAGCAAATACCTATTCAGAGAATTCAATCTCAAGTACTGATTACATGAATAAAATTATTGCCTTACAAGGTGGTGGTTACGCAGCTTGTGGAAGAGATCATTTAGTGTTGATGGACGATGAATTGAATGTACATTTTCAATTAGATGACCCAATGTTGAATTATAGAGCTTATTCATCCAATCCTGACTACGCAGGTGCAAAAATGGATACTTGGAAAACCGGATCAGGTACTGGCACGGCGGTTGATTTTCTGGATATAGCGGAGAATTCAAATGGTACTGAAATCAGCTCCGTGTTTTTATTTCATGCCTGGGTGAATGGTGCACAAAAAATGTATTTGGGTCTCAGTGTGCAAAAACTTTCAAATCCCAGTGAAGTCATTTTACATGATTTGGCAATTGAAGTGCCTGAAGGTTTCATTACATCAACTAATCAGGCTTCTATCCGTGTTAACGTCATTTACTTGAATGACACTCACGTGCTCATTTCTTTTGGAGGTGATGGGTTTCAACAAACAGTTGTTTCTACAGAATTATTATTTCAGAAAAAACCACTTAACGCTAAACTATGGCAAGGAAATCTATTTGATGTTGATGATTTTGTCAACGGTGGTTTAGTAAAAGATGGGGATAATACGTACATCGTAGGTTCTGGGCATAAAAACGGAACAAGTTTTTTAGCAATTGGTAGAATTGAATGGCAAAATAATGTGCTTACTCTTGAAAAAGTATGTTATCGTACTTTTGGATTTTCTAATGCAAATATTGGTGAAGCGCATTGTGTCACTCAACTCAATGAAAATGCTTTGATAATTTCCGGAATTTCATCATCTGATTATTCAGCTTTTTCAGGGTATCCTTATTTTGTTGAATTTGATTTGAATAAATTTGATTTGAATACCGATAGGGCTTTCATAGTTAAAAATGATGATCTCTATAATGCTCACGTGGCTGATTTAGTGCCGTATTCAGATGGAACTGGAAAAGCTGGATTTGTTGCTTTGTACGGAAATCATTTTGACACTAAATCAAAGTTCACCATCACTCAATTTACCTTTAGTAAATAACCTCACAGATTTGCTCTTCTTTTATATCTCCTGACCTTTTTCGTGTCAGCTGATTTAATGCAATTATGAAATTAATCATGTATTGCCGACAGCATTTGAGTTTAAATTTGCAATCATTGAAGTTTTATCATGGCAAATCAAAACACGACATCCGACGACCTGCTCTTCCTCGATGGCCCCCGATCTAGATGGAAAGAATTCACTTTTGTTTTAAAAACCATGCGTGAGTTTATTCGTGGATTCAGAAAATTACATTTTGTTGGTCCTTGTGTTACTGTTTTTGGTTCTGCCAGGTTTAAAGAAGATCATCCGTATTATGAAATGGCCAAAACAATGGGCGCTGCTATAGCGCGTGAAGGTTTTACGGTGATGACAGGTGGAGGTCCCGGTATTATGGAAGCTGCCAATCGTGGTGCGCATGAAGCCGGTGGCCGTTCTGTTGGTTGCAATATCGTTCTGCCTATGGAGCAAAAACCAAATCCTTATGTACAACAATGGGTAAATATAAAATACTTTTTTGTGCGCAAAGTGTTGCTCTCTAAATACTCATACGCATTTGTTGTATTGCCCGGCGGGTTTGGAACGCTGGATGAATTGTTTGAAGCATTAACCTTGATTCAAACCGGTAAAATGGAAAAATTCCCGGTGGTTGTGATGGGCACCGAATATCATCAGCATCTCAAAATCCACATTGATAAAATGGTTGAAAACAAAACAATCAATTCTTCTGATTTGGATCTTTTCTTAATGACTGATTCGGTAGATGATGCAGCAAATCATATTAGACAAACGATTGCTCAATACGGGCTCAAGGGACAACGCAAGTTTAAGCCCAACCGCTTGTTAGGGGAGAAGGGGATGAGGTGAACGCCATAAGCAGAGCCAATAATTACTATGTTTCTGAATCACTGAATAAACCCTAACTTTGTGATTGTATTATGTCACAAGTCAAACAAAACATCCGTGATCTCTCACAAGACGAATTAATTACTCTACTTGAAAATCAAGGGGAGAAAAAATTCCGCGCCAAACAGGTGTATGAATGGATTTGGAAAAAAGGTATTCGCTCGTTTGATGAAATGAAAAATGTGCCCAAAGCATTGGTTGAATTCCTTGATCAACATTATTTTTTAGATTGTTTGGCTATTTCTGATTTGCAAAAAAGTAATGACGGAACCATTAAATGTGCTTTCACAACGCATGATAATAGAATTACTGAAGGAGTTTTAATCCCTACTCCAACAAGGGTTACTGCTTGTATATCGTCACAAGTGGGTTGTAGTCTGGCATGCAAATTTTGTGCAACAGGTAAATTAAAAATGCTGAGAAATCTGAGTCCCGGTGAAATTTATGATCAGGTTTTGTTGCTCAATCGTTTGGCTGA
Proteins encoded in this region:
- a CDS encoding site-specific integrase codes for the protein MGVYLREKKLGNGQVSFYLDIYHNKHRWYEFLDIHVNRNKPTPEDKEKKLYAQQIKIKRENELIVQDNGLINKNSQKADFVKWFEKYAEQKSHNRLYKQTLNYLKKYLGNRPLTFQAVTPDWIKSFIAYLLTNMGNNTARHYVKSMNTALKDAERADIIRKNPFSLIDRKDLVKKQDSFRKAYSLEELQHLICTPCAIHPQIKQAYLFSCFSGLRWSDVNCLRWDQITAKKIDKVETYFIYFQQEKTDAIEYLPLSDQATEIIKRRRQQHLKEEPSVFVFPAIKEYNKNGAMNRKVNYHLKTWAEAAGLNRKLMHFHTARHTFATNVLEHCPEGDLYTVSKLLGHKTIQATQIYAKIRDKRKMAAVKSLPSLNLLA
- a CDS encoding TIGR00730 family Rossman fold protein, producing the protein MANQNTTSDDLLFLDGPRSRWKEFTFVLKTMREFIRGFRKLHFVGPCVTVFGSARFKEDHPYYEMAKTMGAAIAREGFTVMTGGGPGIMEAANRGAHEAGGRSVGCNIVLPMEQKPNPYVQQWVNIKYFFVRKVLLSKYSYAFVVLPGGFGTLDELFEALTLIQTGKMEKFPVVVMGTEYHQHLKIHIDKMVENKTINSSDLDLFLMTDSVDDAANHIRQTIAQYGLKGQRKFKPNRLLGEKGMR
- a CDS encoding GIY-YIG nuclease family protein, producing MYSVYILYSKKLGKHYIGLTSDTIEQRIEKHNTKHHGNHRFTAATNDWELFFQIACESLSQARKIELHIKSMKSKVYLQNLTKYPEMTEKLLMKFNKST